From Caldilineales bacterium:
CGCGGGCGAGGCAGCCGGGGCGGGAGTGGGCGGAGGAACGGGGGTGGGAAGGGGGGTGAGGGTGGGGAGTGGGGCCTGGGCGAGCTTGCTGGCCGCTGTTTCGGCGCTCTGCCGGGCCGCGAGGGGCGTCTTGGTGGGTGTGGGCGTGCCGATGGCGCCGATGGCCCCGCCCGCGCCCACCACCAGGCTGCCCAGCCAGACTGCCAGGGCCAGGCCGAGCACGGCCGTCGCCAGCCACAGAATCCGGTGGGAGTGGGCTTGCGGCCGGTCAGGGGCAGGAGAGGAAGGGGGAGGCGCTTCGGTCATGACAGCAGAGAAGCAAACGCGGCCAGGAGCAGGACGGCTCCGAGCGCCAACAAAGCCAGGGCCAGGATGCGGCTGCGGTGCGAAGCAGCCACCCTGCGCCCGTGTGCGGCATGGGCGATGGCCCCGGCTTCGAGATAGGCCGTGTTGCGGTTGGGATGGCCCTGCCGCGCCAGCCACCAGGCGCGCTGGCAATAGGCCCATTGGCCGATTTCGCTGGCGCGGATGAGACGGGAGGAGGACATGAGGAGATTGGTTATTGGTTATTGGAGATTGGTTATTGGAGATTGGTTAGGGCGTGGTGCGTGGTGCGCAGAAATTACGCCGGTACATACGCAACACGGAACACGGAACACGCAACAACCTCTATTTCACGACGTTTTGCTCGAAGTCGCGCAGGGCTTGTTCGAGTTTGCGCTGGCGGCGGGCCACGGTCAGGTCGCCGCGAGTGCGCTCGACCACCCCGCGCACCATGTCGGTCTGGCGGCGCAGGCCGTTGGTGATGGCGTCGGGAAAGTCCATCGTCACCAGCACGGTGTAGATGTCGTCCATGACCGTGAATAGCGTCTCGGCTTCGTCCAGCCGTTCCTGGCGATCGAGATCGAGGATGAAGCGGCGCAACTCGCCGGCGGCTTCGGCCAGGCCGTTGAGATAGGCCGCCGCCGGGATGTCCAGGCTGGCCGGTTCGGGGGGCGGGTCATGGTGGACGAGGGCATAGACGATGTGCGCCTCGGCCACTTCTTTCAGGGCGTCCTCGGTGTAGCCGGCGTGCAGCAGGTCGGGATAGGGGCGCAGGTCGGCGGTCATGGCCCCGGCCAGGGCGCGGGCCTGGGCCAGCAGGTCGCTGGCCTCGCCGAATTCGTGGCGATGGGTGGCGCGGATGCTGAGCGAGCAGAAACGGATCAACTCGCGCGAGCGGTTGAGCGCCTGGTCGCGGGCGGCGTTCTTGGCCTCGAACTCGCGGCGGATGCGGTCGGTGATGAGCTGGAGATCGTTCAAAGTGGCAGGGGGCAGGTGGCAAGTCGCAGGTGGCAGGTGGCAGGTGGCAGGTGGCGGGTGACAGGTCACGCCTCACGCTTCACGGAACACGGAACACGGAACACGGAACATCCAACACGCCGAACCGAAAAGCGAAACCCAATTATACCATCTCACGCCCGCGACGGCCGTTTCAGGGCGTCGAGAAAAGCCTGGATGTCGAGATGGATCGTCGTTTCGGGCGGGGTGTAGGGGCGCAGCGGCGTCGTGCGGGCCTGGGCGATGGCCGCCGGCAGGTCGTTGAGGTCGAAGCAGGCGATCAGGTGGCCGTCGGCGGCAAAGCGGCGCAGGATCTGTTCCTGGTGGCGGTCGTAGCGGTCGGGGTTGGGCACACCGACGAAGGGCTTGCCCAGGCTGATCACCTCGATCACGGTGCCAAAGCCGCCGTGGCCGATGACCAGCGAGGCCTCGGCCAGCAGATCGTCGATGCTGGGCCGCAGCCGGAACCAGGGGCCATGCTGCGGTTCGTACACG
This genomic window contains:
- a CDS encoding haloacid dehalogenase → MNDLQLITDRIRREFEAKNAARDQALNRSRELIRFCSLSIRATHRHEFGEASDLLAQARALAGAMTADLRPYPDLLHAGYTEDALKEVAEAHIVYALVHHDPPPEPASLDIPAAAYLNGLAEAAGELRRFILDLDRQERLDEAETLFTVMDDIYTVLVTMDFPDAITNGLRRQTDMVRGVVERTRGDLTVARRQRKLEQALRDFEQNVVK